The Candidatus Synechococcus calcipolaris G9 genome contains the following window.
GGGGGTATAGCCAATCTGGTTAAAGTATAGGAGTACCAGCATCCGTAGGGCCCCATCCGTAATCGTAAAGCCCCAGTAGGCAAGGGTCACGATCGCATAGTTGCGGATATTATTGGGATTAGCTGTACTGGCGGACATAGGGTTGGGTCTCTCTCGGGTAGGGCAGTGGCCATGGAGCCAGATTTTAAGCTGCTAAACTGAGGGCGACCTTGCGGGCTAATTCGGCCATGCGATTGGCGTAACCCCATTCATTGTCATACCAGGCCAGGATTTTGACTTGGGTACCATTCACCACCATGGTTGATAGGGCATCTACGATTCCAGAGCGGGGATCGTTGCAATAGTCTACGGAAACAAGGGGGCGTTCTTCATAGCCCAAAATCCCCTTGAGTTCTCCGGCGGCGGCATCCTTTAGGAATCCATTCACTTCTTCCACTGTGGTGGGCCGCTCTACTTCAAAGACACAATCGGTCAGGGAGGCATTTAATAGGGGAACCCGCACCGCTAAGCCGTTTAATTTGCCCTTGAGTTCAGGATAAATGAGGGCGATCGCCGTGGCAGAGCCAGTGGTAGTGGGAATAAGGGAGGTGAGGGTAGAGCGGGCCCGGCGCAGGTCTTTGTGGGGAGCATCCACAACGGATTGGGTGTTGGTGGCATCATGGATGGTGGTAATTAGACCATGGCGAATGCCGAGACTACCGTGAATCACTTTCACCACCGGGGCTAAACAGTTGGTGGTACAGGAGGCGGCCGTTAACAGGTGATGTTCATCCTGGTTGTAGAGGTGATCATTGACTCCCATGACGATGTTGAGGGCCTGTTCCTTGACGGGGGCCGCCACAATCACTTTTTTGACCCCCTGATCAAAGTAGCCTGCCAACTGCTCAGGGGTGCGAAATTTACCAGAACATTCCAGGACAATCTCAATGCCCTTGTCTACCCAGGGGACTTCTTCGGGTTTGGCAAACTCAGAAAAACTAATGGATGTCCCCCTCAGGGCGATCGCAACCTCCGTGGCTTGAATGTCTTGGTGCCAGCGACCATGTACCGAGTCAAATTCCAACAGATGGGCAGCGGTTTTAGCTCCACCTTTCAGTTCATTAATGTGGGTAAACTCTAGCTCGGGCCAGGTGGATGCTGCCCGTAGGGCCAGGCGACCAATGCGGCCAAATCCATTAATACCAATGCGTACCGCCATAAAATTGAATCCTTATCCTGGGGTTGATCTCTGGTGTTCCGGGGGGATTTCCGCAGGTTCTTAAACAAACCTTTACCGAAAAAGTGATCCAGGATAAAGATATTTCAAATAAACTTGTTGTGTCAAGTATCGCAGCCGAGAATGATCGGCCCAGGGTTTAGGGTGTGGCGGCAAAAAAGCGATCGCCCAGGGAAAGTAGAAAGGGACAGGGGGGGCGATCGCTCAGGTCATAATGGCGATGCCAATCAAAGCCAGCCCAGGAGAAGGGGGCCTTGTGGGCCGCCGAGAGCCAGAGTAACCGTTTTGCCCGGGTCATGGCCACGTAGAGCAAGCGATAGTCCTCGGCAATTTTCAGTTCCTTAGCCTGCTGCCAAGCGGTGTTC
Protein-coding sequences here:
- a CDS encoding ArsJ-associated glyceraldehyde-3-phosphate dehydrogenase, with product MAVRIGINGFGRIGRLALRAASTWPELEFTHINELKGGAKTAAHLLEFDSVHGRWHQDIQATEVAIALRGTSISFSEFAKPEEVPWVDKGIEIVLECSGKFRTPEQLAGYFDQGVKKVIVAAPVKEQALNIVMGVNDHLYNQDEHHLLTAASCTTNCLAPVVKVIHGSLGIRHGLITTIHDATNTQSVVDAPHKDLRRARSTLTSLIPTTTGSATAIALIYPELKGKLNGLAVRVPLLNASLTDCVFEVERPTTVEEVNGFLKDAAAGELKGILGYEERPLVSVDYCNDPRSGIVDALSTMVVNGTQVKILAWYDNEWGYANRMAELARKVALSLAA